AACCTGACCCTCCCCATATGTGGAGAGCTGGGAGGAATGTTAGTGTTGGACAGAGAAAATGGACAATCCCTTCCCACTCCTGGTGGAACTGAGAGGAAACTCAGAGAAAACTGGAGCTGTTAAAAGTTGGAGATGGTGTTTGATGTTGTGGAAGGTGTGCACTGCAGGGCTTGACCCCGAAGGAGGTGATATTGCCACTGTTGCCATTGTTTTTTCTGGAAGGGGCTGGAGTTGTTGCCATCACAATCTCGGGCTGGAGTGAGGAGTGGCTGTGGTGACACTGGTCACCTCCAATACCTCTTGCTGTGTCTGTCTTTGAAACAGAAGCTGCTTGGCTCAATCTTGCCAACTTTTAACCACTTTTCTGTGTATCCAAGTGACCAGGCTTGAATTCTCTGAGGGTTGACTTGGAAATCAGGCTGTGGCTCATGCAGTGTCAGTCTGGTTCTTGTTAAGCTCTTCTGCTCGTTCTGCTTGTACCACCTGTGCCCCTGGAATTGTTTCTCCCCAGGATGAGCTTCCAAGGCTCATCTCCTGCCCATGCTGTCCCCAGAGAGGACACACAGCTTTCTCCAGCATGCACAGGGAAGGGACACTGCCCAGGCAGGAGTCTCCTCAGGTGCCCCAGCTGGTCCCACAGCCTGCACCAAGGGTGGTTTGGGCAccctgggctgcccagggaaggtgAGGAGGGAATGGCTGAGGAGAGCGGGGGAGGCTGTGTCCACTCTGTTCCTGAGCTCCCTGGTGTGCAGCCTGGGAAGGGGCACGTCCAGGCCGCTCCCTCCCGCCGTGGCTGTGCTCTCCTCAGTTCAGTGTCACAATCCAGCCATCAACCTCCCCGTGTCCCAGcttcccccttgccaccagaTGCCACCATGGTGTGTTCTCAATCCGGGCTGCTGCgtgctgagcagagcctgagcaAATCCCTCTGGACGGGAtcggcagctctggggcagccccagcccctctgctgaATTTACAGTTGTCCTGGTAACACGGGGAGGGGAGGGCTTGAAGGATGACCAGGCCTGGGTACTTTAAACGCCTGTGTTGACACATGTAGCATGTTTGGGTGTGCTGTCCTGCTTGGGGGTGACATCCTGTGCCTGTCTCTGCCCTGATGTTTGCTCTGCATATGCTGTGCCTCCGAATTATCATTGAGGGGGGAGCTCAGAGCATCTGGGCTGTGTTCCCCAGTGGgcttttgttgcttttctttcagtgcctttTGAGTTTGTCTGGAGCCACTCCCACCcaatccagcagaatttctaGTTTACAGTGGACTCTCAGTTTCGTTTTTACTCTTGCTTTTTGTGGCGCTAACTTCTCTGATGTTACTGTGAATATCAAGAATCTCCTGTATATAATTaaccaataaaataaattgcattttactGTGGTGGGGGTGTATTTTGGGAACAGTCCTCAGTGCAACCCtcagagggagcagcagggcccAGTGTTCCTGTTCAGGTGCTGTGGAACGGGAGTGAAGAACAGAATCCTCTGGGCCTTTCCCAGCTCACAGGAACACGCCCTGAAGCTGCTGGAATGGGAATGTGGGGATTCACTGGgaagtctctgttccaggtcagtcACACTTTGCAggtgtggggagggatgaaaagAATTGGTGCCTCCCAGATCTACCTGCCTGGAGAGGGAACAGTTGGGGAGAGGAGTTTTAGGGAGTTGTAACAACCTCCTAAAGTGTTGTCCTCTCAGAGCTGGAACCTGTTGGGAATGtcagcagagcagcccctgATCATTTTATGTGGTGTTAGACAGAAAAAACAGCTCTTTCCTAGGCCAGTCTGGGGCCCTTTCCAGTTGGAAAAGTTTGAAGTTTCCCCAGCCTGACATGAAATCTGATGCACCTACAACACAGGAAGCCTGAATTTAACTGAAATCCACTTTGGAGGATTGTTGAAAACCAGACTTGGTCATTGTGCTGAAGATGGTAGGAAACAGCCCTGGCCAGAGGCAGGGAGAGCCTCCAGCTCCTGAATTCCCTGCAGGTGTCCTAGTGCAggcccagctccttccccaggCTACAGCTTCCTGAGCACCAAGAAGCTGCTGAGATTTTTAAGCCGCTTCCTTCAGCTCACACCACTGTGTGCCAAACTCCTCTTGAGTGGGCTCTGCCCCAAATCTCACCTTCCTCTCATCTAAATCAAATCTGACCTGCCCAGACACCTGATGAGGGTAAATCCAGGGACCTGCTGAAGAAATCAATGTGCCCCTGGCCTTTTCACGTGACACCATCCATAAGGGACTACTTGGTGGCCTTTGATCCAAGCAGCAAACAGCCTTGAGCTCCACTCCAAGGACaaaccagggcagcagggctAGATGGAGGTGGAACAGGGGAGTGTAAGGGAAAAGCTGCTCAGTCACAAAATACAGGATATCACTCCACATCCGTGTGCCCAGCCCATGATCCAGGtttgcagccattccctgctcAGGGCCCAAACCACATCCCAGCTGTGGCAAAGattgggaagcagctctgggatgtATTTGAGACTGGGTGACTTACTCCTGGCAACAAAAAGGACAGAACAGTGCTTGGCATCCAGAACTGTGGCACCTTTATCCCAAAACACTCATCAGGTGCTTCTCTTCAGTGGGGCCACCAGTGGGTAGGGCTGTAGGTGGCCACACTCCACTGTCTGGATTAAGATCACCAAATTAACTTTCCCTGAGGATCCTCCCACAGTGTTTTATCCCCCTGCTCACAGGAGCAGGAACGGCTGGTCCAGGTGTTCCCATTCCCACCTGGTCACTGCAGCTATTTACAGCAGCTAGTGGgattattataattttccttaaaaaaatacatgtttatttaaaacaaaacactctGCCGACGGGCGGACATGTTAACCAAAAAATGTAACAGCTCAGAGCGTGGACGGTTCGGCCCGTCCGGCGTGGCTCTCCCGGCTGAGCGGGGCTGGGGCTTGCGTGGTCCCGGGGCAGCCCCCGTTAGAACTCGAAGGTGCCGAAGTGCGCGGTACGGCCACCGGCCTTGGGCTGCGGCTTGTACCCGATGCGGTCACTGATGAGCTGCTCGCGGCTCTTGTGCTCCGTGCCCAGTGCTCCGATCGCTGCCGCCTCCTCGCCACCCGCCGCCGCCTCCACCTCGTCCCGTTGCTTCCTACGGCTCTACGGGCGAACGGGCGGGTcagggccgggggcgggccgaGACCCCCGCGTCCGGCCCCGCGCgcacctccagctccttccGGACACTTTCGAATTCCTCGATGTCATCCAGCTTCAGCTCCAGCCGCGTCGGCTTCCGACGGAGCATTACGACCGGCAACACCGCGACCCGCAACAGGACCTAGCGCTCCCGCCCTCAGCCAACCCCACCCACCCCGCCACACCTCCCGGCGTGCTCCGCGCGTCCCGCTCTTAAGGGGCGCTGCATCTCCCGGCGTGCTCCGCGCGCACCGCCCCGCCACACTTCCCGGCGTGCCCTCTGCGTCCCGCCCTCAAGGGGCATTGCAGCTCCCGGCGTACCCTGCGCGCGCCACTCGCCCCGCCACACCTCCCGGCATGCTCTGCGCGACCCGGAAGTGGCTGTGAGGTGCCGGAGCTCGAGCGCGGCGGGTTTCGTCTTCTTCGCGCTCTGGTTCCTGTTCCCGCTCCCCTTCCAGGCTTGTTATCGGTTCCTGGTCTTGTTCCCGTTCCCGCTCCCGCCATGGCCACCGCGCGGGCACTGGCGGCGcgcggcgcggcccggccccCCGAGGTGAGTGTCCGGGAGGTGGGGGCGGCTCCGGGCCCGTTCTCCGCATGGCAGCGGTGCCGCTCGCAGGAGCTGGAGAGGCCGCGGGGGTCGCGACTGCTGTTGTTGTGTGCGGTTTACGATGCACCGGTGACACCGAAGCCATTTAAAGGAGCCTGAAGGCTCACGTGTTTTCCTACGTTTTCCACAATCCTGATTGTTCTCCCGGCAAGTCCGTGTGAGGGGCCTCTCCGGGGAGAAGGAGCCGGCCACTGTTCTCTTTTCCCAGCCTTCAGGGAGGGTGCCGGGAGCTGGAGGATGGCATcgctcctggctgtgctggtgctcagcaggagcaggaaaagcttcgtgttttaaagcttttttcaaAAACTATCTCTGCACGTAATAACAAATAATAGGGACGCAACACTTCCTGATTTAAGCAACTCCATGTGGCATTTTACTTTTGCTCCTTGGCTTTTGGGCAAAAAGCTTAGTGTCCAGTGGCTgctccatctctggaagtgttccaggctaggttggatggggcttggaggagcctgggatagtggaaagtgtcccagCCATGACAGGGGGTGGAATTGGATGGGCTTTAATGCcccttttccaacccaaagcagtCTGGGATTTTGAGAGGCTCTTTGCATGGTGGCCAGCCCAGTTTTCCTGGCACAACTCGGCtctgtggcacagccaggctgttgGTTGGCTCCTCCATCCCCAGACACACTCCACTCTTCCTCTCACTGCAGCCCCCCAAGGCCAAGCCTGCAGAGGAAGGCGAGGCACCCCCGGCCAAGCGGGCGCCCATCTTCTACGGGAgcctggaggagaaggagcgCGAGCGCCTGGCCAAAGGCGAGTCAGGGCTGCTGGGCAAGGAGGGCATGAAGGCTGCCATGGAGGCTGGCAACATCAACATCAGCAGTGGTGAGGATGTGCAATCACCCTTTGTTATTCCTCCCCGCAGATGTGACCTTTCCAAATGTCTCTGCTTGCTCTTTGGGCATCACCTCAAACCAGTCAGGAATGGGCGGCTCCTTGCCTGGATCTTCCCATTTGggagggatccaggggcagagaggctgtggagcgTCCCCTATGTAGACATCCCAAACCTATCTGGACACGTTCCTATGTCACCTGCTTCGGGTGACCCTGTCTTGGCAGGGGGGTGCACTGGGTGATCTCCggaggtccctcccagcccaggttTCTGTCGTGGCTCCgtgtgctcagggctgtgtctgtgcCCAGGGGAGGTGTTTGACCTCGAGGACCACATGAGCGAGCGCCAGGCCGAGGTGCTGGCAGAGTTTGAGCGCCGCAAGCGTGCCCGGCAGATCAACGTCTCCACGGATGACTCTGAGGTCAAGGCCTGCCTGAGGGCCCTGGGCGAGCCCATCACGCTCTTCGGAGAGGGGCCTGCGGAGCGCAGGGAGAGGTGCTGTGTCTGCAAACGGAACGGCCACTTAGCAAATTCCTGAAGTTCTGGGAGTTGGGATGCAGTGAACCCTGGCAGGCAGTAGTGTTGTGCTACAGGGCAGCTGGGAGAACTGTGGGTGTTCAgtctggggaagagaaggctccagagagacctcagagcccctgccagggccttAAGGGAGAGCtagagagggactggggacaagggatggagggcaggacacagggaatggcttcccactggcagaaggcagggatggatgggataatgggaaggaattgttccctgggagggtgggcaggccctggtatcagagcagctgtggctgcccctggatccctggcagtgtccaaggccaggttggatgaggcttggagcaacctgggagagtggaatgtgtccctgcccatgcccATGGCCCCTGCCTttgatgagctttaaggtcccttccagcccaactCAGCGTGGATTTCTGGTCTAAGAGCCCCAAGGCAGAGGCAATGTCACACTGATATTTGTCAGGTGAGCTGGGAATTCACTGACTAAATCTAGCTTTTTGAATTCTTTTCCAGGTTGAGGAACATCCTCTCAGTGGTTGGCACAGATGCATTAAAAAAGACCAGAAAAGATGATGACAGGTCAAAAAAGTCCAAAGAAGAGGTAAAGGTGTTTCCTGTTTTATCAGTGCTGAGGGAGGGATGGTATATCCAGGTTGGATACACCCAGGACTCCTGGCTTTGGCCAGCCTGTGGATTCTCGTGTCATCCCCTCAGGCTTTTTCTGTGTTACCCATTTCAGCAAATCTGTGGTAATGTTTGTTCCCTGTGAGGAGCACCAAGTGTGTTTTTTACTCACAGACggagctctgtgctgcactCAGTGTGCAAACCAGGAGTGCAGATGTGTGGGCTCTTACCTACTGTAGGAAGTCCCTTACTTTCATTGCacttgggaagaaaaaactatgttcctgctgctgcatctgTTTCTGCCTTTGATTACTCTTTCTGCTTCTGTCTCTCTTCTCAGTCCATTTTACCTTATTTTTGAGCTATACtgtaagaaataatttctgtagcTCTGGGTTTTCTCTTTACTGGGTGATGTGCAAACACCCAGTAAAGGGTCATGTCAGTAAATGCAGATGAGTTCAGCTAGAATGTTGAGTGAAGTGACAGCATGTCAGGATTGGATCTGTAGGGCAGAGAATTTGATTTATC
The nucleotide sequence above comes from Cinclus cinclus chromosome 19, bCinCin1.1, whole genome shotgun sequence. Encoded proteins:
- the CDC26 gene encoding anaphase-promoting complex subunit CDC26, producing the protein MLRRKPTRLELKLDDIEEFESVRKELESRRKQRDEVEAAAGGEEAAAIGALGTEHKSREQLISDRIGYKPQPKAGGRTAHFGTFEF